Proteins encoded together in one Gigantopelta aegis isolate Gae_Host chromosome 8, Gae_host_genome, whole genome shotgun sequence window:
- the LOC121378747 gene encoding polycystic kidney disease 2-like 1 protein, giving the protein MGVRLLKQRLTFFVQFWNIIELATVGLSFAAVVLYIIRLLFTNEALAKLRRNRRIFINFYHISVWDGFFVYVVAFLLALVTLRLVKVLGLTKFTRTVFTVLKHSSKTLPGFFFYIFLILLAFAACGTLFFGAFAKEYRDVITCLESIFSGVLGHTGFTKMNIPAESSWFGLIYFITFIVIVTFTLANIFMSILLDTMDMLARDRSAERDLELTIYLWQSAKEFVTGKKQDGILKSNLDSEDSFSMTIATIRQLQVPDTTREEKSAANIPSDKVRA; this is encoded by the exons ATGGGAGTCCGCCTGCTCAAGCAAAGATTGACCTTCTTCGTGCAGTTCTGGAACATCATTGAACTCGCCACTGTCGGTTTGTCATTTGCTGCAGTCGTCTTGTATATCATTAGGCTTTTGTTTACCAATGAAGCCTTAGCAAAGCTCAGACGGAACAGACGCATTTTCATCAACTTCTACCACATTTCAGTATGGGATGGCTTCTTTGTCTACGTTGTTGCCTTTCTCCTAGCCCTTGTAACTCTACGACTTGTCAAGGTTCTGGGCCTCACAAAGTTCACCCGTACCGTCTTCACTGTATTGAAGCACAGCTCTAAGACTCTTCCTGGTTTCTTTTTCTACATTTTCCTCATCCTCCTGGCATTCGCTGCATGTGGCACCCTGTTCTTTGGCGCATTTGCAAAGGAATACAGAGACGTCATTACATGTTTGGAGAGTATCTTCTCTGGAGTGCTGGGTCATACTGGATTCACCAAGATGAACATCCCAGCAGAGAGCAGCTGGTTTGGCTTAATATACTTCATCACTTTCATCGTTATCGTGACCTTCACCTTGGCCAACATTTTCATGTCGATACTGCTGGACACGATGGACATGCTTGCTCGAGATCGCAGCGCGGAACGGGATCTTGAACTGACGATATACCTGTGGCAGTCCGCTAAGGAATTTGTAACTGGAAAGAAACAGGATGGGATTTTGAAGTCAAATTTGG attCTGAGGACAGTTTCAGCATGACCATAGCTACTATACGTCAGCTACAGGTACCTGATACAACCAGAGAGGAAAAAAGTGCTGCTAACATCCCCAGTGATAAAGTTCGTGCATGA